In the Candidatus Electrothrix sp. GW3-4 genome, one interval contains:
- a CDS encoding NBR1-Ig-like domain-containing protein, which produces MALNSKNWVISIGVNDSRDHESLKCPHFDAGDVFSIISKNWKCDSQNKILLTGNQATTKNINIILNEVLMRMADENDRIFIYLSGHVNTNVRSVTGSFVSYDYCKEKRNFGLNLRSLRYIVEDSRAKYIIVVIDGCSSGVIAQGNKNNTPHWFYFTTGEMDSEASTKLFITAVSSGKHAYEHEDKRNSEFTRILVDTISPFIKRKESLSTTLFYEFLVKKSKKYNMYPVKSGVEIGYTNFIESNHQDNVILSDDNKPYIPKWIEGLFDNCKNNSTVNNKDKSVFVRDNNFADGSRLTIGQIIKKSWRIRNAGNVSWKSRFLKMIGQSRGTGRIHCNNIIPIPDAEPNQEIDIEIELRMPPYPCSVYAEFKMTDSSGNILFPNQRGLYVTFDVIDPASQNEYVLSSSDRELVSREFSLRFKI; this is translated from the coding sequence ATGGCACTCAATAGTAAAAACTGGGTAATTTCTATAGGAGTTAATGATTCAAGAGATCATGAAAGCCTAAAGTGTCCGCATTTTGATGCTGGAGATGTGTTTAGTATCATATCTAAAAATTGGAAATGTGATTCACAAAATAAAATATTATTAACAGGGAATCAAGCTACAACAAAAAATATTAATATCATTCTTAATGAGGTATTAATGAGAATGGCAGATGAAAATGATCGTATATTTATTTATCTGTCTGGACATGTTAATACGAATGTACGCTCAGTTACCGGTTCTTTTGTGAGCTATGATTATTGTAAAGAAAAACGGAATTTTGGGCTGAATTTACGGTCATTAAGGTACATTGTCGAAGACTCAAGAGCCAAATATATTATAGTAGTAATAGACGGATGTTCTTCAGGTGTAATCGCACAAGGAAATAAAAATAATACACCGCATTGGTTTTATTTCACTACAGGTGAAATGGATTCAGAGGCAAGTACAAAGCTTTTTATTACAGCAGTTTCCTCTGGAAAACATGCTTATGAACACGAAGATAAAAGAAACTCTGAGTTCACAAGAATACTGGTAGATACGATATCTCCTTTTATAAAAAGAAAAGAGAGTCTCAGTACGACCCTATTTTATGAATTTTTAGTTAAAAAATCGAAGAAATATAATATGTATCCTGTAAAATCTGGAGTGGAAATTGGATACACTAATTTTATTGAAAGCAATCATCAGGATAATGTTATATTGTCAGATGATAATAAACCTTATATCCCGAAATGGATAGAAGGTCTTTTTGATAATTGTAAAAACAATAGTACTGTTAATAACAAAGATAAGTCTGTTTTCGTAAGAGATAATAACTTTGCAGATGGTTCAAGGTTAACAATCGGACAGATAATAAAAAAATCTTGGCGCATTCGTAATGCAGGTAATGTTAGTTGGAAAAGTCGTTTTTTGAAAATGATTGGGCAATCCAGAGGAACTGGACGTATTCATTGCAATAATATAATTCCAATACCTGATGCTGAACCGAACCAAGAGATTGATATTGAGATTGAATTAAGAATGCCACCTTATCCATGTTCAGTATATGCAGAATTCAAAATGACAGATTCATCTGGAAATATTTTATTTCCAAACCAAAGAGGACTTTATGTAACTTTTGACGTTATTGATCCAGCTAGCCAGAATGAGTACGTTTTATCTTCTTCAGATAGAGAACTCGTGAGTCGCGAGTTTTCACTTCGCTTTAAAATATAA
- a CDS encoding DUF362 domain-containing protein — translation MTKKNHADIIQCRSLEEIRTRLAEVLARYKDILPADRDAKILIKPNLNSNMNALTGNTTDLRLLAAVILFLRESGYRNITVGEGTNSGFYRSNISVITRLRVDELARYYGVNCIDLNYSEPFLIPFEDGVQAGIARECKEADLLINMPKLKTHFEAGMTVCLKNLIGCLVGQENKKKTHLSLAANIVNITENCPPHLHIVDALFAMEGLGPTKGTPVKADTIFVGTDPYFLDLLAARFASCDPEKITPLQVARRRGIIRQELVTAAQNFPLTPYERPFAPPKAGPIATFIHHPKRQKYFLAIRNTAFFNYLCTTDLFAKLLFMTDLRQDVFLETEMEWEGLILAEEQCDQCGKCAEYCPVELPLPQALADQDLDKCIHCLYCFCVCPQEAIRFQGKLGFMEEQMKQYDTMIRRMA, via the coding sequence ATGACAAAAAAAAATCACGCAGACATTATTCAGTGCCGATCTCTTGAGGAAATTCGAACCCGTCTCGCTGAGGTACTGGCACGATATAAAGATATTCTGCCCGCTGATCGAGATGCAAAAATTCTGATTAAGCCGAATCTGAACAGTAATATGAATGCCCTGACCGGGAACACCACGGATCTGCGCTTGCTGGCCGCTGTTATCCTGTTTTTGAGAGAATCAGGATATCGGAATATTACCGTAGGGGAAGGAACAAATAGCGGATTCTACCGAAGTAATATCAGTGTCATTACCCGGCTGCGGGTGGATGAGTTGGCAAGATATTATGGTGTCAACTGCATTGATCTGAATTATTCCGAGCCTTTTCTCATCCCCTTTGAAGACGGGGTGCAGGCAGGCATTGCCAGGGAATGCAAGGAGGCTGATCTGCTGATCAACATGCCCAAGCTCAAGACCCATTTTGAAGCAGGCATGACCGTTTGTCTGAAAAACCTGATCGGTTGTTTGGTGGGGCAGGAAAATAAGAAAAAGACCCATCTCTCCCTTGCTGCAAATATTGTCAATATAACCGAAAATTGTCCTCCCCATCTCCATATTGTCGACGCGCTCTTTGCCATGGAAGGGCTGGGGCCGACCAAGGGTACTCCAGTGAAGGCCGACACGATCTTTGTCGGCACAGATCCCTACTTCCTTGATCTGCTGGCGGCCCGGTTTGCCTCCTGTGACCCTGAAAAAATAACACCTCTTCAGGTTGCCCGCAGACGAGGCATTATCCGTCAGGAGTTAGTTACTGCAGCCCAGAATTTTCCGCTCACCCCGTACGAACGCCCCTTTGCGCCACCCAAGGCCGGGCCCATTGCCACCTTTATCCATCATCCTAAACGGCAAAAGTACTTTCTTGCCATCCGCAACACAGCGTTTTTTAATTATCTCTGTACTACAGATCTGTTTGCCAAACTCTTATTCATGACTGATCTGCGCCAGGATGTCTTTCTTGAGACTGAGATGGAATGGGAAGGGCTGATTCTTGCAGAGGAGCAATGTGATCAATGCGGGAAATGTGCTGAGTACTGCCCGGTAGAGCTGCCCCTGCCCCAGGCCCTTGCTGATCAGGATTTGGATAAATGCATTCACTGTCTTTACTGTTTCTGTGTCTGCCCGCAGGAGGCGATTCGATTTCAGGGAAAGCTGGGTTTTATGGAAGAGCAGATGAAGCAGTACGATACGATGATCCGCAGGATGGCCTAA
- a CDS encoding Eco57I restriction-modification methylase domain-containing protein — protein sequence MKQIEKKQKRVIGKRQDILYQQSLINPVSDIVSIQGAFLDSKALEERRSLGQFFTGLIVSDYMASLIEPSEGKAVQILDAGAGTGILAASAALHCLNLGCESVHAVLYEIDAQALHFLDQTLRIVRKIYQSQQASFTCEIYCEDFVLARPDKDAKVQSFDIAVINPPYFKYSVKSSPYAKATADLYHGDPNIYASFMAVVMACLKRGGQMITITPRSFTNGLYFKGFRSYLLNESSLESVHIFKHRDKVFKDSSSAVLQENVICRFKRGCRAQHVAVTSSNCDADIQHGAKEVYPTALIIDSSNDQNMIRIPESVYEAEILQQAEMFETTFQDCGYFISTGRIVEHRTREYITDNTRAENIVPLYRPHNVTPLQATWTGDHKKDVSFLLIEGHKKHTLKNGTYVLLKRFSSKDEKRRLVAAVHLAEMHNCQLIGFGNKVNYIGLMNGELSAAEAYGLAAVFNSSFMDRYFRSISGNTQVNATEIRLMKFPSRNQVRKIGEQAQRMSLNNLSEFDDLVHPILGIALEHLDNSGSSSLN from the coding sequence TTGAAGCAGATTGAAAAAAAACAAAAAAGAGTAATTGGGAAGAGGCAAGACATTTTGTATCAACAATCACTCATTAATCCTGTAAGCGATATTGTCAGTATCCAAGGGGCTTTTTTGGATTCTAAGGCATTAGAAGAACGAAGAAGTCTGGGGCAGTTTTTTACAGGTTTGATAGTCTCTGATTACATGGCCTCACTTATAGAGCCTTCTGAAGGGAAAGCTGTCCAGATTTTAGATGCAGGTGCTGGGACGGGCATTTTGGCGGCTTCGGCAGCCTTGCATTGCCTCAACCTGGGGTGTGAGTCCGTTCATGCTGTGTTGTATGAGATTGATGCCCAAGCTCTTCATTTTCTTGACCAGACTTTGCGTATCGTGAGAAAGATATATCAAAGTCAACAGGCATCCTTTACCTGTGAGATCTATTGTGAAGATTTTGTTCTTGCAAGACCTGACAAAGATGCAAAAGTTCAATCTTTTGATATTGCAGTGATAAATCCGCCGTATTTTAAATATAGCGTAAAATCATCACCATATGCTAAGGCAACAGCTGATCTGTATCATGGCGACCCGAATATTTATGCGTCATTTATGGCTGTTGTCATGGCTTGCTTGAAACGTGGAGGGCAAATGATTACAATTACTCCTCGTAGCTTTACCAATGGCCTCTATTTTAAGGGGTTTAGGTCTTATTTGCTTAATGAATCCTCACTGGAATCCGTCCATATCTTTAAACATCGAGATAAGGTCTTCAAAGATTCTTCTTCGGCCGTGCTACAGGAAAATGTTATTTGCCGCTTTAAGAGAGGTTGTCGGGCGCAACACGTCGCTGTGACTTCAAGTAATTGTGATGCAGATATTCAGCATGGGGCCAAAGAGGTGTATCCCACTGCATTGATCATTGATTCTTCTAATGACCAGAATATGATCAGAATTCCAGAGTCAGTCTATGAGGCAGAGATACTTCAACAGGCTGAAATGTTTGAAACCACCTTTCAGGATTGTGGTTATTTTATTTCAACAGGCCGCATTGTTGAGCATCGTACACGAGAGTATATTACTGACAATACCAGAGCGGAGAACATTGTACCCCTCTATAGGCCTCATAATGTAACTCCGTTACAGGCAACCTGGACTGGGGATCATAAAAAAGATGTATCTTTCCTACTTATTGAAGGACATAAAAAACATACTCTGAAGAATGGGACCTATGTACTTTTAAAGCGTTTTTCATCAAAAGACGAGAAACGCCGACTCGTTGCCGCTGTGCATCTTGCTGAAATGCATAACTGTCAATTGATTGGCTTTGGTAATAAGGTAAATTATATCGGACTGATGAATGGAGAGCTCTCCGCCGCAGAAGCCTACGGGCTTGCAGCTGTTTTTAATTCTTCCTTTATGGATAGATACTTCAGGTCTATTTCGGGGAATACCCAGGTAAATGCCACAGAAATTCGATTAATGAAGTTTCCATCGCGAAATCAGGTGAGAAAGATAGGTGAACAAGCACAAAGAATGTCCTTGAATAACTTAAGTGAGTTTGATGATCTTGTTCATCCTATTCTTGGGATAGCGCTGGAGCATCTCGATAACTCTGGCTCCTCGTCACTAAATTGA
- the crcB gene encoding fluoride efflux transporter CrcB: protein MDTLLRLSLIGAGGFTGAVLRFLVSSWAQGRSGSIIFPFGTLTVNMVGCLLIGFLSALVEIRAMFSPETRSFVLIGLLGAFTTFSTFGNETLNLIRESRIELALLNAGGQVLLGVLLVWLGRVLAGLL, encoded by the coding sequence ATGGATACCCTACTCAGGCTTTCCCTCATCGGTGCTGGTGGTTTCACCGGAGCTGTCCTCCGTTTTCTGGTCAGCTCCTGGGCACAAGGACGTTCCGGTTCGATAATTTTTCCCTTCGGCACCCTGACCGTGAATATGGTCGGGTGTCTGCTGATAGGATTTCTCAGTGCGTTGGTCGAAATCAGGGCCATGTTTTCTCCTGAGACCCGGAGCTTTGTCCTTATTGGCCTGCTGGGTGCTTTCACCACCTTTTCCACCTTTGGCAACGAGACCCTGAACCTGATCCGGGAAAGCCGAATTGAGCTGGCCCTCCTTAATGCAGGAGGACAGGTGCTTCTCGGGGTGTTGCTGGTGTGGTTAGGACGGGTTCTTGCGGGCTTGCTTTGA
- a CDS encoding glycosyltransferase family 9 protein encodes MYKIINRKKRIATIIADIFGNLFFLPLRLLRKQETITLDRVKTICIIRTAYIGDVVMTLPILPALHNKYPEARITFLTSTASVAVLQHNPYLDNILTFDPFWFYSGRIRDWLFFIKKLRLLRFDLLIETRADIRELALLAFWIPARFKVSYDVGGGGYLLSHRVPYPGLCHKVDYHLHLAQYLGCPIEGVEAELFLTAEEKQEIVSILRAQGITGPFLAVHPGSRLVLKRWFPDRFAQVCENLFQLHGLPVVLVGAAEEAPLTERIQATLQCQQCQAISLAGTLSIRQLAALLGRAALFLCNDSAPMHIAAAMKTPTVAIFGPSQSVETSPYSLVGTVVEKDFPCRCTCDESNCLHSDYHACLKEITVQDVQQVAEELLIRCFSGTRPANPSDQPISL; translated from the coding sequence ATGTATAAGATCATCAATCGAAAAAAACGCATTGCCACCATTATTGCAGATATCTTTGGTAACCTTTTCTTTCTTCCCCTGCGTCTTCTGCGGAAGCAGGAAACTATCACCCTGGATCGGGTAAAAACGATCTGTATCATTCGGACGGCCTACATCGGCGACGTTGTCATGACCCTGCCGATCCTGCCTGCCTTGCATAACAAATACCCCGAGGCCAGGATCACCTTTCTGACCTCAACGGCCTCCGTAGCGGTCTTGCAGCATAATCCATATCTTGATAATATATTGACCTTTGATCCTTTCTGGTTCTATTCTGGTCGTATCAGGGATTGGCTGTTTTTTATCAAAAAACTACGCCTGCTTCGCTTTGATCTCTTGATTGAGACCAGGGCCGATATACGGGAGCTTGCCCTGCTGGCCTTTTGGATTCCGGCCCGCTTCAAGGTCAGTTATGATGTGGGCGGAGGCGGCTACCTGCTGAGCCACCGGGTCCCTTATCCTGGACTTTGCCATAAGGTGGATTATCATCTGCATCTGGCCCAATACCTGGGTTGTCCTATTGAGGGAGTAGAGGCCGAGCTTTTTCTGACAGCTGAGGAGAAACAGGAGATCGTTTCCATATTGCGAGCGCAAGGGATAACAGGCCCCTTCCTGGCCGTCCATCCTGGTTCTCGTCTCGTTCTGAAACGATGGTTTCCTGATCGTTTTGCCCAAGTATGCGAGAATCTTTTTCAGCTACATGGCCTGCCCGTCGTGCTTGTGGGAGCAGCGGAGGAGGCACCACTGACTGAACGTATTCAGGCGACTCTTCAATGTCAGCAATGTCAGGCTATCTCGCTGGCAGGAACTCTCAGTATTCGACAGTTAGCTGCCTTGTTGGGTCGGGCGGCCCTTTTTCTCTGTAATGACAGTGCGCCCATGCATATTGCAGCGGCCATGAAAACCCCGACGGTTGCTATCTTTGGCCCATCTCAATCCGTGGAAACGAGCCCGTACAGTCTGGTCGGTACGGTGGTGGAAAAAGACTTCCCATGCCGTTGCACCTGTGATGAGAGTAACTGCCTCCACTCCGACTATCATGCCTGCTTGAAGGAAATTACTGTTCAGGATGTGCAACAGGTTGCAGAGGAACTCCTTATCCGGTGTTTTTCCGGGACCCGCCCAGCTAACCCTTCAGATCAGCCCATTTCATTATGA
- a CDS encoding ATP-binding protein, whose translation MQKLPIGIQTFTKIREEEYHYVDKTKIAFELINNGNYYFLSRPRRFGKSLFLSTLQAVFEGRKELFHGLYISDIWDWQTTYPVVKISFAGVARNVAAMQQDIRNILKDNQERLNIDCLHEEDTGGCLRELIRKSFEKYQQKVVILVDEYDKLILDNLDQLEVAQEAREILKDLYATIKDCDEYIKFAFFTGVSKFAKVSVFSGLNNLSDISLDSRYATICGYTQDDLVTVFADLLRDADMERVRDWYNGYNFLGEKVYNPFDILLFIDKGLIFNNYWFETGTPTFLLKLIRQNNYFLPRLSDLRVDSSLLDGFDIDHIRLEPVLFQAGYLTIKEVHELEFGGFEYTLHYPNREVALSFNDALIRFLTDATTYTPTKTGLFSALKSGDVEALKDVLVSLFASIPYNNYVKNTLAEYEGYYASVIYAYLASLGIRIIAEDVTNIGRIDLTLFLGDNIYIVEFKVDGNADPLEQIKERKYAQKYAGQGTVYLVGILFSSTKKNIETFSWERV comes from the coding sequence ATGCAAAAGCTACCCATAGGTATTCAAACCTTCACCAAAATCCGTGAAGAAGAATACCACTACGTCGATAAAACAAAAATTGCCTTTGAGCTGATCAACAACGGTAACTACTATTTTCTCTCCAGACCACGCCGCTTCGGCAAGAGCCTTTTTCTCTCCACCTTACAGGCTGTGTTCGAGGGCCGGAAAGAGCTGTTTCACGGCCTGTATATCTCTGACATCTGGGATTGGCAGACAACCTATCCGGTCGTCAAAATCAGTTTTGCCGGAGTGGCCCGCAATGTTGCTGCCATGCAGCAGGATATCAGGAATATCCTCAAGGATAACCAAGAGCGCCTGAACATTGACTGCCTGCACGAAGAAGATACAGGCGGGTGCTTGCGGGAGTTGATCAGGAAGTCATTTGAGAAATATCAGCAGAAAGTTGTTATCCTTGTGGATGAGTACGACAAGCTGATCCTTGATAATTTGGATCAGCTGGAGGTCGCGCAGGAGGCAAGGGAAATCCTCAAAGACCTGTACGCAACCATCAAGGACTGCGACGAGTATATCAAATTCGCCTTTTTTACCGGCGTCAGTAAATTTGCCAAGGTCTCTGTGTTCAGCGGCCTGAACAACCTTTCGGATATCTCCCTTGACAGCCGTTACGCCACGATCTGCGGCTATACCCAGGATGATCTGGTAACCGTTTTTGCCGACCTCCTGCGAGACGCTGATATGGAACGGGTGCGGGACTGGTACAACGGCTATAATTTTCTCGGAGAAAAAGTTTATAATCCCTTTGATATCCTGCTCTTCATCGATAAGGGACTCATTTTTAATAATTATTGGTTCGAGACCGGCACGCCGACCTTTTTACTGAAGCTTATCCGGCAGAACAATTATTTCCTCCCCCGTCTTTCCGACCTGCGGGTTGACAGCTCTCTGCTCGACGGTTTTGATATCGACCATATCAGGCTGGAACCTGTCCTGTTTCAGGCCGGTTATCTGACGATCAAAGAAGTTCATGAATTGGAGTTCGGAGGGTTTGAATATACCCTGCACTATCCGAACCGGGAGGTCGCTCTTTCTTTTAATGACGCGCTTATCCGCTTTCTGACGGACGCGACAACATACACGCCCACCAAGACCGGCCTGTTTTCCGCTTTAAAATCCGGGGATGTCGAAGCATTGAAAGATGTGCTTGTTTCCCTGTTCGCCTCGATTCCCTATAATAATTATGTCAAAAACACCCTTGCCGAGTATGAGGGCTACTATGCCAGTGTGATTTATGCCTATCTCGCAAGCCTAGGTATCCGCATCATTGCAGAGGATGTGACCAATATCGGGCGTATTGACTTAACGCTTTTTCTGGGTGATAACATATATATTGTCGAATTTAAAGTTGATGGCAATGCTGATCCCCTTGAGCAGATTAAAGAACGAAAGTATGCGCAGAAGTACGCAGGTCAGGGGACTGTGTATTTGGTTGGTATTCTCTTCAGTAGTACAAAGAAGAATATTGAGACGTTTTCTTGGGAAAGGGTATGA
- a CDS encoding BsuBI/PstI family type II restriction endonuclease, translating into MKFTKKQEQKLQEAKSLLTALGLPKAQCNDRSAWVLLALAHVKPSDTWSSVTAPLLPTVSIMEFIRNEYGMNYKPNSRETIRRQTLHQFEQARIVDRNRDDPARPTNSKDNNYSLNQPILDIMVEYPDGNWQEKIQDFKQAVPELRSQYQRVIDMHKIPIRLPNGETIRLSPGKHNQLHADIIHEFCSRFIGLSGRVLYVGDTASSREEGGKLMLLEKEYLEELGVPPLSHEKLPDVLVYDKKQHWLFLIEAVTSHGPVSPKRWFELEEAFKGCKVGMVYVTAFPDRAAFRKNATEIAWETEVWIADQPDHLIHFNGDRFLGPHRRDDESNNYP; encoded by the coding sequence TTGAAATTTACAAAGAAACAAGAACAGAAGCTTCAAGAGGCCAAATCATTATTGACAGCTTTAGGCCTGCCAAAAGCTCAATGCAATGATCGTTCGGCCTGGGTTTTGTTAGCCTTAGCTCATGTGAAGCCTTCCGATACCTGGAGTTCTGTAACCGCACCTCTGCTGCCCACGGTGAGCATCATGGAGTTCATCCGTAATGAATACGGTATGAATTATAAGCCGAATAGCAGGGAAACCATTCGAAGACAAACACTTCATCAGTTTGAGCAGGCCAGAATCGTCGACCGCAATAGGGATGATCCTGCTCGACCCACCAACAGTAAAGATAATAATTACTCGTTAAATCAACCGATATTGGATATTATGGTGGAATATCCAGATGGAAATTGGCAGGAGAAAATTCAGGATTTTAAGCAAGCTGTACCTGAGCTAAGGAGTCAGTATCAACGAGTTATTGATATGCATAAGATTCCGATCCGTTTACCAAACGGCGAGACGATAAGATTGTCACCGGGGAAACATAATCAACTGCACGCTGATATTATCCATGAGTTCTGTTCTCGCTTTATCGGGCTAAGTGGCCGGGTGCTTTACGTTGGCGATACAGCCAGTAGCAGAGAGGAAGGTGGCAAGCTCATGCTTCTGGAGAAAGAATATTTGGAAGAGCTAGGAGTTCCCCCTCTGTCCCACGAGAAATTGCCTGACGTTTTGGTGTATGACAAAAAACAGCACTGGCTTTTTTTGATTGAAGCCGTGACCAGTCATGGTCCTGTTTCACCAAAACGATGGTTTGAACTCGAAGAGGCCTTTAAAGGATGCAAGGTAGGGATGGTGTACGTGACTGCATTTCCAGATCGCGCAGCATTCCGAAAAAATGCTACCGAAATTGCATGGGAAACAGAGGTATGGATTGCCGACCAGCCGGATCACCTTATCCATTTTAACGGGGATCGATTTTTGGGGCCGCACAGAAGAGATGACGAGAGTAATAACTACCCTTAA
- a CDS encoding lysophospholipid acyltransferase family protein, whose translation MQTGESPIRDILRLIVWYPLRWFLLAMPPKVALTTLRFMGDLHYRAAQGKRQMLAANLHRMGIAPSQHEENIRLYFRNHYQDQLFPLVFPKFKRKNIADYVNFQGLAHLDKALEKKKGVVLVHGHFGPAHLPLVSLALMGYPMQQIGNPSDKGLSWIGRHVAFRLRMHYESRIPADIIQAGSFLRPIFQALRKNQVIMTTGDGAGTEERFGKQQCFNFLGQPVMLPLGPAILVQKTGATLLPLFILPGDRTLFTVIIEPEITSDLPGEQGVLDCTRQFLARLEDYIRSSPGYMHFLDRFVPGQFIAAKQGEQEK comes from the coding sequence ATGCAAACTGGTGAAAGCCCAATTCGGGATATCCTGCGCCTGATCGTCTGGTATCCTCTCCGTTGGTTCCTGCTTGCCATGCCGCCTAAGGTTGCCTTGACAACGTTACGGTTCATGGGTGACCTTCATTACAGAGCTGCTCAGGGAAAGCGCCAGATGCTGGCAGCAAACCTGCACAGAATGGGCATCGCCCCCTCTCAGCACGAAGAAAACATCCGCCTCTATTTTCGCAACCACTATCAGGATCAACTTTTTCCCCTTGTCTTTCCGAAATTCAAGAGGAAAAACATTGCTGATTATGTCAACTTTCAGGGGCTTGCCCACCTGGACAAGGCCTTAGAGAAAAAGAAGGGGGTTGTTTTGGTCCATGGCCATTTCGGCCCGGCTCATCTCCCTTTGGTTTCCCTTGCCCTTATGGGGTATCCCATGCAACAGATCGGGAATCCCTCGGACAAGGGCCTGAGCTGGATAGGTCGTCATGTGGCCTTCCGCCTGCGCATGCATTATGAGAGCCGCATTCCTGCTGACATTATCCAGGCTGGCTCTTTTCTCCGCCCGATCTTTCAAGCCCTCCGCAAGAATCAGGTGATCATGACAACCGGAGACGGTGCAGGAACAGAGGAACGATTCGGCAAGCAGCAATGCTTCAATTTTCTTGGTCAGCCAGTTATGTTACCGCTTGGCCCGGCAATCCTCGTGCAGAAGACCGGGGCCACTCTGCTCCCTCTCTTTATTCTGCCCGGTGATCGGACCTTATTTACCGTGATTATTGAACCGGAAATCACCTCTGATCTCCCAGGAGAGCAGGGGGTCCTTGACTGTACCCGGCAATTCCTTGCCCGCTTAGAGGACTACATCCGCTCCTCTCCTGGATATATGCATTTCCTTGATCGCTTCGTCCCAGGGCAGTTCATTGCTGCAAAACAAGGCGAGCAAGAGAAATAG
- a CDS encoding radical SAM protein codes for MRVTFLNPPFIKNFSRPQRSPAVTKSGTLYYPMWLASAAGYTEAGGHAIDLIDAPAADFTEDAVIERIRDFGSSLVIVETSTPSIYNDVSFSEKLKTTLSREGQEVFIVLVGTHVSALPEESLRLNVSVDAIAQGEYDATVRELADALENRQEPGTVTGLWLRDGEKIIHTGERSPLSNVDQIPFVSSVYKRFLEPHHYFNPNALFPMVTITTSRGCPHHCFFCVYPQTMMGHRLRNRSVENVVDELEYIIAHFSDIKAIFFEDDTFPANKKRCIAICEEIIRRNIRISWTANARVDLDQETMRVMKKAGCRCLCVGFESGNQQLLDRMKKGITLEQSQTFMEAARKTGILIHGCFMVGLPGETRETMQETLDLAISLQPDAIQMYPVMVYPGTEAYAWYQQKGLITSKDFSQWLTPSGLHNTVIHGEELSAEELVRFCDEARKKFYLRPKYILYKFVQMLRHPGEIRRTLKSVRTFAKYLLFGSDVQKEPI; via the coding sequence ATGCGCGTCACCTTTCTCAATCCACCATTTATTAAAAATTTTTCTCGACCTCAACGCAGTCCGGCTGTCACCAAGAGCGGCACCCTCTACTATCCCATGTGGCTGGCCTCTGCCGCTGGCTATACTGAGGCGGGCGGGCATGCAATTGATCTTATTGATGCCCCGGCAGCTGATTTCACCGAGGATGCTGTTATTGAGCGCATACGAGATTTCGGTAGCTCATTGGTGATCGTGGAAACCAGCACACCGAGCATTTACAATGACGTTAGTTTTTCTGAAAAATTGAAAACTACGTTGAGCAGAGAAGGGCAGGAGGTCTTTATCGTCCTCGTTGGTACCCATGTTTCTGCCCTGCCTGAGGAGAGCCTGCGCCTGAATGTCTCCGTAGATGCGATTGCCCAGGGGGAGTATGATGCCACGGTCAGGGAGCTCGCCGATGCCTTAGAAAACAGGCAGGAACCTGGAACCGTTACCGGGCTCTGGCTTCGGGATGGAGAAAAGATAATCCATACTGGTGAACGGTCTCCCCTCTCCAATGTCGATCAGATCCCCTTTGTCAGCTCGGTGTATAAGAGATTTCTTGAGCCGCACCATTATTTTAATCCCAATGCCCTGTTTCCTATGGTGACCATCACCACCAGTAGGGGCTGCCCGCACCATTGCTTCTTCTGTGTCTACCCGCAGACCATGATGGGACATAGGCTACGCAATCGCAGCGTGGAGAATGTGGTGGATGAGTTGGAATATATCATTGCCCATTTTTCCGATATCAAAGCAATCTTTTTTGAAGATGATACCTTCCCGGCCAATAAGAAGCGGTGTATTGCTATCTGCGAAGAGATTATTCGTCGGAATATCCGGATATCCTGGACCGCCAATGCCCGGGTTGATTTGGATCAGGAGACTATGCGTGTCATGAAAAAGGCTGGCTGCCGCTGTCTCTGCGTTGGGTTTGAAAGCGGTAATCAGCAGCTTCTGGACCGGATGAAAAAAGGTATTACCCTGGAACAGTCTCAAACCTTTATGGAGGCAGCCAGAAAGACAGGTATCCTGATCCATGGGTGCTTTATGGTTGGCCTGCCCGGAGAGACCCGGGAGACCATGCAGGAAACCCTGGACCTTGCCATCAGCCTCCAGCCTGATGCGATCCAGATGTATCCGGTCATGGTCTATCCTGGCACAGAGGCCTATGCCTGGTACCAACAGAAGGGGTTGATTACCTCAAAGGATTTCTCCCAATGGCTGACCCCCTCAGGTCTTCATAACACGGTTATTCATGGGGAGGAACTCTCTGCTGAGGAACTGGTCAGGTTCTGTGATGAGGCACGGAAAAAGTTTTACTTGCGGCCTAAGTATATCCTGTATAAGTTCGTCCAGATGCTGCGCCATCCCGGTGAAATCCGGCGTACCCTGAAATCCGTCCGTACCTTTGCAAAATATCTCCTCTTTGGCTCTGATGTACAAAAGGAGCCTATATGA